TATGGAAATGTAGGGAGTTATTCTTCAAATTTTTgctctaagtttttttttaatctgttaaaaAATATAGTGAGGAGTGTGttgagagagatggagaaaaaggAGCTTCCACTTGATGGATTCAATAAATCTGAAAATACTTCAGCAATATAGAGGAAAAACTTCAAGATcaagaatatattataaataaaatcttttaacaaGATGAACAGATGAGCAGCTCTTGCATCAGTTGCACCCACAGGTGAGAGGTCTTCTTGAAGAATGCTTGTTTATAGAATCTTCTGTAAGATAGAGTTGGCTACATCCAATGATTCATCTTTTACTAGAACAATATCATAAGAGTCCATGTACTTTTCTAAAAGCTCATCCACCTaatcaacaaccaaaaaaatcacaaaaattaaattaatatgcaGGGGGGAGAAGTAAATAATCTCAGTGTAAATCTCACTGCTATGTTAAATCTTCTGGGTAAAATGTTGTAAATTAATTTGCTTTCATAAAACCTTTGAAATGAAGaaatactttcaaaattttaaaactcattgaCATAGGAAGTTTCCCATATGGTGGCTTTTCTTCTGAAATGATTTCTCtctagcccagtggttctcaactggggagaCAGTGCCCAAGGAACATTTGGccatgtctagagacatttttgattcTCAACTAGGGAATGATATGGGCTTCTAGTGGGGAGAGGCCAGAGACGCCTCATTTAGAATGTACACTCTCCCTCCCCGCCAATACCTATAGCATGCATATGTGCATACCAACTCCCTTAATCATCACCAAAGTAAAGGgataaagagaaatcaaaatgtCTCTAAaataactggggcttccctggtgatgcaatggttaagaatctgcctgccaacgcaggggacacggttttgggccctggtctgggaggatcccacatgccgcggagcaactaggtccgtgcgccataactactgagcctgcaagccacaactactgagcccacgtgccacggctgctgaagtccgcgcgcctggagcctgtgctccacaacaagagaagccaccgcaatgagaggcccgtgcagtGCAACGGGGAGTGGCTCCTGCTCGCCGAACTAGagggcccgtgcgcagcaacgagggcccagcacagccaaaaataaataaattaaataaataaattttaaaaaaaagtctctaaaATAACTACTTTCTCAGGCACCTTTGGTAACAATTGTCTATAAAGTTtcatcctaattttttttttcctaaagaaaattaaatgacatCTATATACTTACTCTATCATTTAGATATCCAATTTTCAGAATGTGTTCAACATTGCCTACTCCATCTGCCATTTTTAAGTCCCCTTGGGAGTCTCCCAGCAGAATTATGTTGCTATTGTTTTTTAGTTGATTGAAATATTCCGTATTCTTCAAGGATCCATCATCTTTGTTAAACACATGAATTAGTTCTCCTTTAAATCCTCTGAGCAGCccctgttaaaaatataaatcctcTGAAACAATAGGTTCTGCAAGTTCTACTTGTTGTATTTTTACATTCATGATAGGTAAGAAGGGCTCTGAGAAGTTAATGACTTCCTAGAGACCACTTTAAATGCATTGAAAACCATTGAAAAACCACTGAAAACCACTGAAAGCACAATGCTTTGAAAacccaatttttacttttcatttgtttcccaaCCAAAAGGTCTCATTTTATGTATATCATAATATATTGTCTTTCTTAGAACTCATTCAAATAACGTCAGTTCtaattcactttttttccctATCTATGGATATTAAGTGTTCAGAATTGCTgcattaaattactttaaaagaagttttactaattttattattagtctgCAGCTTCAGAAACAGAAGAAgggtatattattattttttggtatattatttttaaaacatggataTAGATATAACCCTGGGAGAGATGATGATTTCCAGAGCAGGCCTATCAACTTGGCCTAATTTAATGaatatacattaaataataaattaaaatgcatttacacgattaaaatattttctgatactAAAATTAATCATGAAGAATGATTTGCTATTCTTACATTGTCATCAAAATCCATGAAGTTGGACAATACTTTGACATTTGGATAATAAACACCAGCTTGACGGATAACCTCCTCTAGTATATCACCGATACCAGCTGAGAATATGAACACAGGAATACTGTATTGTTGCAGCTTATCAAAGAAATTCTCATATCCGTCCCTGTAAGATGGAGGTAAGAAGTGAGTGTTAAAGAGCAAGGTATATCTC
This genomic window from Eubalaena glacialis isolate mEubGla1 chromosome 8, mEubGla1.1.hap2.+ XY, whole genome shotgun sequence contains:
- the NT5C3A gene encoding cytosolic 5'-nucleotidase 3A isoform X3, with the translated sequence MTLSRFSYRGKRCPSCHNVIDNCKLITDECREKLLQLKEKYYAIEIDPVLTVEEKYPYIVEWYTKSHGLLVEQALPKAKLKEIVEESDIMLKDGYENFFDKLQQYSIPVFIFSAGIGDILEEVIRQAGVYYPNVKVLSNFMDFDDNGLLRGFKGELIHVFNKDDGSLKNTEYFNQLKNNSNIILLGDSQGDLKMADGVGNVEHILKIGYLNDRVDELLEKYMDSYDIVLVKDESLDVANSILQKIL
- the NT5C3A gene encoding cytosolic 5'-nucleotidase 3A isoform X2 gives rise to the protein MPNQDSAVHVKMMPEFQKNSVHIKNPTRVEEIICGLIKGGAAKLQIITDFDMTLSRFSYRGKRCPSCHNVIDNCKLITDECREKLLQLKEKYYAIEIDPVLTVEEKYPYIVEWYTKSHGLLVEQALPKAKLKEIVEESDIMLKDGYENFFDKLQQYSIPVFIFSAGIGDILEEVIRQAGVYYPNVKVLSNFMDFDDNGLLRGFKGELIHVFNKDDGSLKNTEYFNQLKNNSNIILLGDSQGDLKMADGVGNVEHILKIGYLNDRVDELLEKYMDSYDIVLVKDESLDVANSILQKIL